Proteins from a genomic interval of Sulfurimonas sp. HSL3-2:
- a CDS encoding TlpA disulfide reductase family protein — MKKWSLKKILKEAALFVLLLFIFSNILSYIKAPSFESKTIPSFAAVTIEGKRFDSGLHIGSKPVLIHFWATWCPTCKMENSTIDALSKKFEVITIVENSGDNEKVKEFLKEKDLSFSVINDQDGRLASLFKVAGFPTTFIYDKEGNLEFSEVGYSSYFTLYLKLLYADR, encoded by the coding sequence ATGAAAAAGTGGAGTTTAAAAAAGATCCTAAAAGAGGCGGCTCTCTTTGTCCTGCTTCTTTTTATATTTAGCAACATTCTTAGCTACATAAAAGCTCCATCTTTTGAATCAAAAACGATCCCCTCGTTTGCCGCGGTGACCATAGAGGGTAAACGATTTGACTCTGGGCTTCATATTGGGAGTAAACCTGTTCTTATCCATTTCTGGGCTACCTGGTGTCCTACATGTAAGATGGAAAACTCCACTATAGACGCACTTTCTAAAAAATTTGAAGTGATCACCATAGTCGAAAACTCCGGCGATAATGAGAAGGTAAAAGAGTTTTTAAAAGAGAAAGATCTTAGTTTCAGTGTCATTAATGACCAAGACGGGAGATTGGCATCGCTTTTTAAAGTAGCGGGATTTCCTACTACTTTTATATATGACAAAGAGGGAAACTTAGAGTTCAGCGAGGTGGGATACAGCTCATACTTCACACTCTATCTTAAACTCTTATATGCTGACAGGTAA
- a CDS encoding VWA domain-containing protein, which translates to MSHFEFEYPYAFALLLLIICIYKCPAALKKIIFPHIDLFSLKIGWFNRDRLLYSLIFALMVSALASPITYDSKSSHQRKGRDLVFALDASGSMGESGFDKEDNSQNKFDVLKSIISKFVKERYDDNVGVTVFGSYAFSSVPLTYDMNAITYLIGFLDVGIAGENTAIGEGIANATRILKMGEAKEKVIILVTDGYHNSGSISPKDALSLAVKEGIKIYTIGIGKKGQFDEALLQLIAKESNAKMFSASDSASLQDVYNEIDQLEPSQIRSQNYLNKHVLFIYPLLLASLLMLTMVLRRRAR; encoded by the coding sequence TTGAGCCATTTTGAGTTTGAATATCCATACGCATTTGCCCTGCTTCTGCTTATCATCTGTATCTACAAGTGCCCTGCTGCACTCAAAAAGATCATCTTTCCCCATATAGATCTTTTTAGCCTGAAGATAGGCTGGTTCAACAGAGACAGGCTGCTTTACTCTCTTATCTTTGCACTTATGGTAAGCGCTCTTGCCTCGCCTATCACATACGATTCGAAATCATCACACCAAAGAAAGGGACGTGACCTTGTTTTTGCTCTTGATGCAAGCGGTTCGATGGGAGAAAGCGGATTTGACAAAGAGGACAATAGCCAAAACAAGTTCGATGTCCTCAAATCGATCATCTCAAAGTTTGTCAAAGAGAGATATGACGACAATGTCGGAGTCACTGTCTTTGGTTCATACGCGTTTTCAAGCGTACCACTGACGTATGATATGAATGCCATCACCTATCTTATAGGCTTTTTAGATGTGGGCATCGCGGGTGAAAATACAGCCATCGGTGAAGGAATAGCAAATGCGACCCGTATCTTAAAGATGGGAGAAGCCAAAGAGAAGGTGATCATCCTTGTCACAGACGGCTACCATAACAGCGGCTCTATCTCACCAAAAGACGCACTCTCCCTTGCAGTCAAAGAGGGCATAAAGATCTACACGATAGGGATCGGCAAAAAGGGGCAGTTTGACGAAGCGCTTTTACAGCTCATAGCAAAAGAATCCAATGCGAAGATGTTCAGTGCTTCTGACTCTGCTTCACTGCAAGATGTCTATAATGAGATAGACCAGCTTGAACCAAGCCAGATACGCTCGCAGAACTACCTTAACAAGCACGTTCTTTTTATCTATCCTCTTCTACTTGCATCTCTTTTGATGCTCACAATGGTCTTAAGAAGGAGAGCGCGATGA
- a CDS encoding VWA domain-containing protein, whose translation MSILYPWVFFALIPLYLLYKKNVESSKDPQFTEDKKTQVRQIRFLYLAIAFAVLALSRPVIQNSFVDEKFDAQEYIIAVDASYSMQADDIKPTRYEAAKKAIEKLLVLHPKDRFAIFAFTSNTLLISPPTTDSAISMNALDALNPAFILTKSTNLKQMFQTIAKVSHTKKNLIIFSDGGDESDLNQLVSICKKNSIIPYIVASASKKGTALKKDGRYIKDQYSSLVISRINPILEDLAAKSGGKYYELDSSNVVEELSDDISSQDKKATDGTVQVKSYKELFYLPLLFAMAFFFASVTKLHQLYLLLPFMFLPNPSHAEVLDFYHVKKADESFKEQKYLDSAKEFEKVTPSVRSYYNAATAYYKAGHYKKALEYFDMIRTPSKEIKQKIFYNMAGCAVKLKRFDRAEVYYQQALALGEDEDALYNLRLLQKLNLKTGVNITDMLPPKNAQTKKNSSKKNATQKDEKKEGGGKSGSTQQAGESSDGASDAKKGDTKKADKSEEKQTQKGEYKMGYRSYEMINKGYTDEKEPW comes from the coding sequence ATGAGTATTCTCTATCCTTGGGTATTTTTCGCACTGATCCCACTTTATCTTCTTTACAAAAAAAATGTTGAGAGCTCAAAAGATCCTCAATTTACAGAGGATAAAAAGACTCAGGTAAGGCAGATAAGATTTTTATATCTTGCTATCGCTTTTGCGGTTTTGGCTCTCAGCCGTCCGGTCATACAAAACAGCTTTGTGGATGAAAAGTTTGACGCTCAGGAGTACATCATCGCCGTTGATGCATCCTACTCTATGCAGGCAGATGACATAAAACCTACCCGTTATGAAGCTGCGAAAAAAGCGATTGAAAAGCTTTTAGTCCTGCATCCAAAAGACAGATTCGCCATTTTTGCTTTTACCTCAAACACTCTGCTTATCTCACCTCCGACAACGGACAGTGCCATAAGCATGAATGCACTTGATGCGCTCAACCCTGCTTTTATCCTGACAAAAAGTACCAATCTCAAGCAGATGTTTCAGACCATAGCGAAGGTGTCGCATACGAAGAAAAACCTCATCATATTCAGCGACGGCGGAGATGAAAGCGATTTAAATCAGTTAGTCAGTATCTGTAAAAAGAACTCCATCATCCCTTACATCGTGGCATCTGCGTCAAAAAAAGGAACAGCTCTTAAAAAAGATGGGCGCTACATCAAAGACCAGTACAGTTCTCTTGTCATCTCCCGCATCAATCCGATCCTCGAAGATCTGGCGGCAAAAAGCGGCGGTAAATACTATGAACTTGACTCATCAAACGTTGTAGAGGAACTCTCAGACGATATTAGTTCACAAGACAAAAAAGCAACGGACGGGACTGTTCAGGTGAAAAGCTATAAAGAACTTTTTTATCTTCCTCTTCTTTTTGCAATGGCATTCTTCTTTGCCAGCGTGACGAAGCTTCATCAGCTTTATCTGCTTCTGCCGTTTATGTTTCTGCCAAACCCTTCACATGCCGAGGTATTGGATTTTTATCATGTAAAAAAGGCAGATGAGAGTTTTAAAGAGCAGAAGTATCTCGACTCTGCAAAAGAGTTTGAGAAGGTGACTCCAAGCGTGAGAAGCTACTACAATGCGGCGACGGCTTACTACAAAGCGGGACATTACAAAAAAGCGCTGGAGTATTTTGACATGATCCGTACACCGTCCAAAGAGATCAAACAGAAGATCTTTTACAATATGGCGGGATGTGCGGTAAAACTCAAAAGATTTGACAGAGCCGAGGTCTATTACCAGCAGGCTTTGGCCCTTGGAGAGGATGAAGACGCTCTTTACAACCTCAGACTTTTACAAAAACTCAACCTAAAGACCGGTGTAAATATAACCGATATGCTGCCGCCGAAAAATGCGCAGACAAAGAAAAACAGTTCAAAGAAAAACGCTACTCAAAAAGATGAAAAAAAAGAGGGCGGAGGTAAAAGCGGTTCAACCCAACAGGCGGGAGAGAGCAGCGACGGTGCGAGCGATGCAAAAAAAGGCGATACGAAAAAAGCCGATAAAAGCGAAGAGAAACAGACACAAAAAGGCGAGTACAAGATGGGATACCGCTCATATGAGATGATAAACAAAGGATACACAGATGAAAAAGAACCTTGGTAA